One window from the genome of Natrialba magadii ATCC 43099 encodes:
- a CDS encoding aldehyde dehydrogenase family protein, whose product MAPTPDSILYDSYGPHIDGEFVRSAGDDQFTTTDPATGEPITTLDAASADDVDQAVAVAREAAPEWRSTAPDERGRIATRIADTIRDNADDLAHLESYDQGKPLTQARSDVEGAARFFEYYAGAADKLEGNQVPTDEDSLIVTSREPYGVSGQIIPWNFPLNLTARGVAPAIVAGNTVVAKPAPTTPLSALHLAELCREAGLPDGVFNVVPGGSEPGAALSAHDDVDALTFTGSVATGQAVMESAAKTITPVTLELGGKNPAIVMPDADLDEAAFWIGTGIFTNAGQICSATDRALVHESVYDEVVDRLVARAESTELGPGVDDPDMGPLNHEAHYESVLEYIDAGRDSDATLAAGGEPLEGDGYFVEPTIFTDVDPQSRLAQEEIFGPVLTVIPFADREEAIEIANDVDFGLTGGVFSNDVKQALSMARRIEAGNVYVNEWFGGSVETPFGGVKASGIGREKGLEALDSYLQTRTITVNLDERE is encoded by the coding sequence ATGGCACCAACACCCGATTCAATCCTGTACGACAGCTACGGCCCGCACATCGACGGCGAGTTCGTCCGCTCGGCGGGCGACGACCAGTTCACGACCACCGATCCCGCGACCGGCGAGCCGATCACCACGCTCGACGCGGCCAGCGCCGACGATGTCGACCAGGCCGTTGCAGTCGCTCGCGAGGCAGCCCCCGAGTGGCGCTCGACCGCCCCCGACGAACGCGGACGGATCGCAACCCGCATCGCGGACACCATCCGCGACAACGCCGACGACCTCGCACACCTCGAGAGCTACGATCAGGGCAAGCCGCTCACCCAGGCTCGCAGTGATGTCGAGGGTGCGGCCCGGTTCTTCGAGTACTACGCCGGTGCCGCGGACAAACTCGAGGGCAACCAGGTCCCAACTGACGAGGACTCGCTCATCGTCACCTCTCGCGAGCCCTACGGCGTCAGCGGCCAGATCATCCCGTGGAACTTCCCGCTGAACCTGACCGCCCGCGGCGTCGCGCCAGCCATCGTCGCGGGCAACACCGTCGTCGCAAAGCCCGCCCCCACAACACCGCTTTCGGCCCTCCACCTCGCCGAACTGTGCCGTGAGGCCGGTCTGCCGGACGGCGTGTTCAACGTCGTCCCCGGCGGCAGTGAACCCGGCGCAGCCCTCTCCGCACACGACGACGTCGACGCGCTCACGTTCACCGGCAGCGTCGCCACCGGCCAGGCCGTCATGGAGTCCGCCGCGAAGACCATCACCCCCGTCACGCTCGAACTCGGCGGAAAGAACCCAGCCATCGTGATGCCCGACGCCGACCTCGACGAGGCCGCCTTCTGGATCGGGACTGGCATCTTCACCAACGCCGGCCAGATCTGTTCGGCAACCGACCGCGCGCTCGTCCACGAATCCGTCTACGACGAGGTCGTCGACCGCCTCGTCGCCCGCGCCGAATCCACCGAGCTCGGCCCCGGCGTCGACGACCCCGACATGGGCCCGCTCAACCACGAGGCTCACTACGAGTCCGTACTCGAGTACATCGACGCGGGACGCGACTCGGACGCCACACTCGCGGCGGGTGGCGAGCCACTCGAGGGCGACGGCTACTTCGTCGAGCCGACGATCTTCACCGATGTCGACCCACAATCCCGACTTGCGCAGGAGGAGATCTTCGGCCCTGTTCTAACGGTGATTCCGTTCGCCGACCGCGAAGAGGCGATCGAAATCGCGAACGACGTCGACTTCGGTCTGACTGGCGGCGTCTTCTCGAACGACGTAAAGCAGGCGCTGTCGATGGCGCGCCGGATCGAGGCTGGCAACGTGTACGTCAACGAGTGGTTCGGCGGATCGGTCGAGACACCGTTCGGTGGGGTGAAAGCGAGTGGAATCGGCCGCGAGAAGGGACTCGAGGCGCTCGACTCGTACCTGCAGACGAGGACGATTACAGTGAACCTCGACGAGCGAGAGTGA
- a CDS encoding peroxiredoxin family protein, which yields MTGVGPTRRELAAGTAGLGLSTLAGCLGVLESNEPTDNGDESESETDDNDDNDGSAGTPSLPIDVPTVDGPGSEAGMLTVPTDGILLINFTRLHCPTSEGLLETIGDARERLIAESEAEETDDDDGDDGNNDGNTPLEYTVGRGEDLTVISVVSGVSGATPTEEELGEWWAEHDGNWTVGIDEENSLFDIYGVRSAPATRIIDSEGELQWESDGGTATGSYVSAAQSALESNE from the coding sequence ATGACGGGTGTGGGGCCGACGCGTCGTGAACTCGCTGCCGGAACAGCGGGACTCGGGCTGTCGACGCTTGCGGGCTGTCTCGGAGTTCTGGAGTCGAACGAGCCGACAGACAATGGTGATGAGAGCGAGAGCGAGACTGACGACAACGACGACAACGACGGCTCCGCCGGTACCCCGTCGCTCCCCATAGACGTCCCAACCGTCGACGGCCCCGGCAGCGAGGCTGGCATGCTGACGGTCCCCACCGACGGCATCTTGCTCATCAACTTCACCCGACTCCACTGTCCGACCAGTGAAGGGCTCCTCGAAACGATCGGGGACGCACGCGAGCGACTGATCGCTGAGAGCGAAGCTGAAGAGACTGATGATGACGATGGCGACGATGGCAACAACGATGGCAACACCCCACTCGAGTACACCGTCGGCCGAGGAGAGGACCTCACAGTTATCTCCGTCGTCAGCGGCGTCTCGGGAGCGACGCCGACCGAGGAGGAACTCGGGGAGTGGTGGGCCGAACACGACGGCAACTGGACGGTCGGCATCGACGAAGAGAACTCACTCTTCGACATCTACGGCGTTCGGAGTGCACCAGCGACGCGTATCATCGACAGCGAGGGCGAACTCCAGTGGGAAAGCGATGGCGGCACGGCGACGGGAAGCTACGTGAGCGCAGCGCAGTCGGCACTCGAGTCCAACGAGTAG
- a CDS encoding TlpA family protein disulfide reductase, translating to MRRRDLIAGVGSLGVLAGAGGVLWRGIPVGDEPPAADAGGDEDTEDDDSDGPIVLETIDATGSEEGTIEVPNDGVTVVMFFSPSCGSCQALMPNLREASDQLNEEYGDDVTIVSVTSNRSEDELREWWDEHDGNWYLGHDPGRTLGVTYQVVGYPVIIVIDENGEKHWDENGVINPRQIYYGAAPVIDEYRERTEAADDADDAEEEPSGTDSEGEESDDEGSDEEGSDSEGSDGEDSEGEATDEDDESGDSAENEENEDVEEAETDD from the coding sequence ATGCGTCGGCGTGATCTCATCGCTGGCGTCGGCAGTCTTGGCGTTCTTGCCGGCGCTGGCGGCGTCCTCTGGCGCGGTATCCCCGTCGGAGACGAGCCGCCAGCGGCGGATGCGGGCGGTGACGAAGACACCGAAGATGACGACAGCGACGGCCCGATTGTACTCGAGACGATCGACGCAACGGGCAGCGAGGAGGGGACGATCGAGGTGCCAAACGACGGCGTCACCGTTGTCATGTTCTTTTCGCCAAGCTGTGGCTCCTGTCAGGCGCTGATGCCGAACCTTCGTGAGGCGAGCGATCAGTTGAACGAGGAGTACGGTGACGACGTCACCATCGTTTCGGTTACGTCGAACCGATCGGAAGACGAGTTACGCGAGTGGTGGGACGAACACGACGGCAACTGGTACCTCGGCCACGATCCGGGACGGACACTCGGCGTCACCTATCAGGTGGTTGGCTACCCGGTGATTATCGTTATCGACGAGAACGGGGAGAAACACTGGGATGAGAACGGTGTCATCAACCCGAGGCAGATCTACTACGGTGCTGCGCCGGTGATCGACGAGTACCGTGAGCGGACAGAGGCGGCCGACGATGCTGACGATGCCGAAGAGGAGCCGTCAGGGACGGATTCGGAGGGGGAAGAGTCAGACGACGAGGGGTCGGACGAAGAAGGATCGGACAGCGAGGGATCGGACGGCGAGGATAGTGAGGGTGAGGCCACAGACGAGGACGATGAGAGCGGGGATAGTGCTGAAAACGAAGAAAACGAGGATGTCGAGGAAGCAGAGACAGACGACTAG
- a CDS encoding cobalamin B12-binding domain-containing protein, producing the protein MSSEQDEESQSQPQSHGQGEGRSIRCLVAKVGLDGHDRGAHVISRAFRDAGFEVIYSGLHKAPDDIVQAAVQEDVDVLGISILSGAHDTLVPKIMDGLEEYGAREDTLVLVGGVIPEEDRPELKEEGVAAIFGPGTSIEETIEFVRENAPER; encoded by the coding sequence ATGAGCAGCGAACAGGACGAGGAGTCGCAGTCACAGCCACAATCGCACGGTCAAGGCGAGGGACGGTCGATCCGCTGTCTCGTCGCCAAAGTGGGTCTCGACGGCCACGACCGCGGCGCACACGTTATTTCACGGGCCTTCCGCGACGCCGGCTTCGAGGTCATCTACTCGGGGCTGCACAAGGCCCCCGACGATATCGTCCAGGCTGCAGTCCAGGAGGACGTCGACGTTCTCGGCATCTCGATTCTCTCGGGCGCACACGACACCCTCGTCCCGAAGATTATGGACGGACTCGAGGAGTACGGCGCACGCGAGGATACGCTCGTCCTCGTCGGTGGCGTCATCCCCGAGGAAGATCGGCCAGAACTCAAAGAAGAGGGCGTCGCCGCCATCTTCGGTCCCGGGACCTCGATCGAAGAGACTATCGAGTTCGTCCGCGAGAACGCACCTGAGCGATGA
- a CDS encoding LysE family translocator, translating to MLTLAGTLLAGVVFGIALAAPPGPMNAIIAEESVVRGWAAGFWAGLGAMLADVLFFVLVLAGVVTVIDQYPAIRPALYLVGGVLMCYFAVGAIEEARAATSFTDGGTTTAKGFRKTFALSLTNPYQLGFWLTVGVGLLQPGSLDIFAHVPALDSVLAGTLVVQTGSPALLLGFFGGIAVWIVAYPAGLVAAGRRVDALAPTIAALSAVVLAGFGALFLGIGAMSFV from the coding sequence GTGCTTACTCTCGCAGGAACACTCCTGGCGGGCGTCGTCTTCGGCATCGCCCTCGCAGCCCCGCCAGGGCCGATGAACGCCATCATCGCCGAGGAGAGCGTCGTCCGCGGCTGGGCCGCCGGCTTCTGGGCCGGCCTCGGGGCCATGCTCGCCGACGTGCTCTTCTTCGTCCTCGTGCTCGCTGGCGTCGTCACCGTCATCGACCAGTACCCCGCTATCAGACCCGCACTCTACCTCGTCGGTGGTGTCCTCATGTGCTACTTTGCCGTCGGCGCGATCGAGGAAGCCAGAGCCGCCACCTCGTTCACCGACGGCGGCACCACCACGGCCAAGGGCTTCCGGAAGACGTTCGCCCTCTCGCTGACCAACCCCTACCAGCTTGGCTTCTGGCTTACCGTCGGTGTCGGACTCCTCCAGCCCGGCAGCCTCGATATCTTCGCCCACGTCCCCGCACTCGACTCCGTCCTCGCGGGAACGCTCGTCGTCCAGACCGGCTCGCCCGCACTCTTGCTCGGCTTCTTCGGCGGTATCGCGGTCTGGATCGTCGCCTACCCCGCCGGATTGGTCGCGGCGGGTCGTCGAGTCGACGCCCTCGCGCCGACGATCGCAGCGCTCAGCGCGGTCGTACTGGCGGGCTTCGGTGCGCTCTTTCTCGGTATCGGGGCGATGAGTTTCGTTTGA
- a CDS encoding HD domain-containing protein, translating into MGVEIKERRVTDAEFEEMKQFVFEYLAASVEKEEEGGRMRWYPWHSAEYRHNHILNVVELATEIAQQEGADVDVTRVAALFHDVAKLETDQELHAEAGARVAREYLESRGDYPESFIQQVSRAVEQHSYQGDLSDVALETQCLIEADLLDKVGANGTALMLLRMGYEARTHMDSDEMVERVLERGYNAASRVESETAEGIAHQRLKRVKWFSEWLEDEIAGMGD; encoded by the coding sequence GTGGGCGTCGAAATAAAAGAACGCAGGGTTACCGATGCAGAGTTCGAGGAGATGAAACAGTTCGTCTTCGAGTACCTCGCTGCCAGCGTCGAAAAAGAAGAGGAAGGTGGCAGGATGCGGTGGTATCCGTGGCACTCCGCCGAGTACCGACACAACCACATCCTCAACGTGGTCGAACTCGCCACCGAGATCGCCCAGCAGGAGGGCGCGGACGTCGACGTCACCCGCGTCGCCGCCCTCTTTCACGACGTGGCGAAACTCGAGACCGACCAGGAACTCCACGCCGAAGCCGGTGCCCGCGTCGCCCGTGAGTACCTAGAATCGCGCGGTGACTACCCCGAATCGTTCATCCAGCAGGTGTCTCGTGCCGTCGAACAACACTCCTATCAGGGAGACCTGAGCGACGTGGCACTCGAGACGCAGTGTCTGATCGAGGCTGATCTGCTCGACAAGGTCGGTGCGAACGGCACGGCCCTGATGTTGCTTCGGATGGGCTATGAGGCCCGAACACACATGGACTCGGACGAAATGGTCGAACGGGTCCTCGAGCGCGGCTACAATGCGGCCTCACGCGTCGAGAGTGAGACCGCCGAAGGCATCGCCCATCAGCGACTGAAGCGCGTGAAGTGGTTCAGCGAGTGGCTCGAAGACGAAATTGCCGGGATGGGCGACTGA
- a CDS encoding S8 family serine peptidase, with translation MTDRREQWTAILFTALMVLSLVAIAGTGLAGSAAAADGIDTQAVDDETPATIDPELEEATGTEQVYIVLDQYEGDLSDDRDRAIAQLQEHAETSQASVTASLDTMANVDVVNDYWITNAVRAEVDASEVDTAELASIEGVQSVELRPDYEVPEPEPSVEPAVEPDEDDYTYGLDQVNASETWADFNTQGENVKVAVLDTGFDIDHQDLDLYTEDADDPTYPGGWVEIDEDGDPVEGSEPYDTHYHGTHVGGTVGAAAPADDDTPAYGVAPNVDLQHGLVLPDGSGADSDTIAGFEYVVEEMDSDVVSMSFGAGCGLFGPVYEDAWIPAIQNANDMDVVTVTSSGNSGEGCVGSPANTYDSFSIGASNEAGDITDFSSGNTIEAHNWDNPDPEWPDEWIKPDVSAPGEDVLSAMPDDEYDYLSGTSMSAPHVSGVIALMLSANDDLTQEEIEETLEETAWKPDGEPDEKDVRYGHGIVDAYAAVDEVAAGALEYELGDVDQDGDVTVQDVQLTQQYLQDMDPEPFAEDLADMNRDGEVTTDDLSLLQQKVQGMLDEGEIDITGLDVPDEVDDGEMFDVTVDLENLGEEGAVQEVDLFLGDDDEPVDTEVVDMAAPGVDDPIDHPAETTITFELDAGDLDGGDHTITVETEDADASDTVTVLASNFELSNLDAPDEADRGDEITVSADVTNTGNVDDTQSVEYRFDDLGDALDTQNVTLEPDENATVSFDVDTENVTEGTYDHGVFTEDDEATAAIDILEPFFSVDLTDAPEELAPGDSYSVNATVENTGDASDEQTIAYELGDGGGDVAVVDVAADTSQGDAVASVLDERLNNDTYDVDMVVADDLLDEMDDYDTFVVQRLGSDTLAEDFLDELESAQSAVYLDSHQGGSAEAYADGIYRLNNVREDPEERDSEGIGTSSDPVTIDIEQNHPIFTGVGDAGDEVEMFTGTTTWGSWFDDYSGTTLADADFGDGYAGPSVAVSDDGSELLLTATARDFFTDEEDFTEEANQLLANSVEFTTTGSVTADAETADSSSVVHLEPGESEDLTFSDVVPEDTEAGDASHIVASEDEQDFAPVTITGDEANWNVKGTVSDDATDEPIENASVELEADNETYTNVTDADGEFGLADVPAGEHDLTVDAEGYASHTDAVHVPENDTATVDVSLEQAAGAISGDVMASDDDAPVENATIVAENDDGDVHEATTDENGSYELDGVSAGTYVVNVVDTPPGYELDEIVSVAPGEHVDDVDFVVDRTAGSIEGTVTNAAGVPIADANVIDADDGAFNVTTAEDGSYEIEDVTPGTNALRAVADGYDDSNVEFVDVETGETTTANLTLGTYFEVDDLAAPDTAEQGEEITVNATVTNTGEQEDTRTAFYFPPGTDFGTDVIDYQPELAETVTLEGGESTTVEFTYEIPADDESGEYEHGISADEVESTTITIEAADDGDASIAHDVTDVAGPNANQLGAAPA, from the coding sequence ATGACAGACAGACGAGAACAATGGACGGCCATCCTGTTCACGGCCCTCATGGTGCTTTCGCTCGTTGCGATCGCAGGCACCGGCCTGGCAGGCAGTGCGGCCGCAGCCGATGGAATCGACACACAAGCAGTCGACGATGAGACACCAGCAACGATCGACCCCGAACTTGAGGAGGCGACCGGAACTGAGCAAGTGTATATCGTCCTCGATCAGTACGAGGGCGACCTGAGTGACGATCGCGACCGCGCGATCGCCCAACTCCAAGAGCACGCCGAGACGTCGCAGGCGTCCGTCACGGCATCTCTCGACACGATGGCGAACGTGGACGTGGTCAACGACTACTGGATCACGAACGCAGTTCGCGCCGAAGTCGACGCGTCGGAAGTCGACACGGCTGAACTCGCCTCGATCGAGGGCGTCCAGTCGGTCGAGCTCCGCCCGGACTACGAAGTGCCGGAGCCGGAACCATCCGTCGAGCCAGCCGTTGAACCTGACGAAGACGACTACACGTACGGTCTCGATCAGGTCAACGCCTCCGAGACCTGGGCTGACTTTAACACCCAGGGAGAGAACGTGAAGGTCGCAGTGCTCGACACTGGCTTCGACATCGATCACCAGGATCTGGACCTCTACACCGAGGATGCAGATGACCCGACCTACCCAGGTGGCTGGGTCGAGATTGACGAGGACGGTGACCCAGTCGAGGGCTCCGAGCCATACGACACGCACTATCACGGCACGCACGTCGGTGGCACGGTTGGTGCAGCCGCACCGGCTGACGACGATACGCCGGCCTACGGTGTCGCGCCGAACGTCGACCTGCAGCACGGCCTCGTGCTGCCGGACGGTTCGGGCGCAGACTCCGACACCATCGCTGGCTTCGAGTACGTCGTCGAAGAGATGGACTCCGACGTGGTCAGCATGAGCTTCGGCGCTGGCTGTGGCCTCTTCGGTCCAGTGTACGAAGACGCCTGGATTCCCGCAATCCAGAACGCCAACGACATGGACGTCGTCACGGTCACCTCCTCGGGTAACTCCGGCGAGGGCTGTGTCGGCTCGCCAGCGAACACCTACGACTCGTTCAGCATCGGTGCCTCGAACGAAGCCGGCGATATTACCGACTTCTCCAGCGGTAACACCATCGAAGCCCACAACTGGGACAACCCCGACCCAGAGTGGCCCGACGAGTGGATCAAGCCAGACGTCTCCGCACCCGGCGAAGACGTCCTGAGCGCGATGCCAGACGACGAGTACGACTACCTTTCGGGTACGTCGATGTCCGCACCGCACGTCTCCGGCGTGATCGCCCTCATGCTCTCTGCCAACGACGACCTCACGCAGGAGGAAATCGAGGAGACCCTCGAGGAGACCGCCTGGAAGCCTGACGGCGAACCCGACGAAAAGGACGTTCGCTACGGCCACGGCATCGTCGACGCTTACGCCGCTGTCGACGAAGTTGCTGCGGGTGCACTCGAGTACGAACTCGGTGACGTCGACCAGGACGGCGATGTAACGGTCCAGGACGTGCAGCTAACCCAGCAGTACCTCCAGGATATGGATCCTGAGCCGTTCGCCGAGGACCTCGCAGACATGAACCGCGACGGTGAGGTCACGACGGACGACCTGAGCCTGCTCCAGCAGAAGGTACAGGGCATGCTCGACGAGGGTGAGATCGACATTACGGGACTCGACGTGCCCGACGAAGTCGACGATGGTGAGATGTTCGACGTCACCGTCGACCTCGAAAACCTCGGTGAGGAGGGTGCTGTCCAGGAAGTTGACCTCTTCCTTGGCGACGACGATGAGCCGGTCGACACCGAAGTCGTCGACATGGCAGCACCCGGCGTCGACGACCCGATTGACCACCCAGCAGAGACGACGATCACGTTCGAACTCGACGCGGGTGACCTCGACGGCGGTGACCACACTATCACCGTCGAAACCGAGGACGCGGACGCGAGCGACACGGTCACAGTCCTTGCGTCGAACTTCGAACTCTCGAACCTCGACGCACCCGATGAAGCCGACCGCGGTGACGAGATTACCGTCAGCGCGGACGTCACGAACACGGGCAACGTCGATGACACCCAGTCCGTCGAGTACCGCTTCGACGACCTCGGCGACGCACTGGACACACAGAACGTCACGCTCGAACCCGACGAGAACGCGACAGTCTCCTTCGATGTCGACACAGAGAACGTCACTGAAGGAACCTACGACCACGGTGTCTTCACCGAGGATGACGAGGCAACCGCCGCGATCGACATCCTCGAACCGTTCTTCAGCGTCGACCTCACTGACGCGCCCGAGGAACTCGCACCGGGCGACTCCTACAGCGTCAACGCAACCGTCGAAAACACCGGCGACGCGTCGGACGAACAGACAATCGCCTACGAACTCGGCGACGGCGGCGGCGACGTTGCCGTCGTCGACGTCGCAGCCGACACGAGCCAGGGCGACGCCGTTGCCAGCGTGCTCGACGAGCGACTCAACAACGACACCTACGATGTCGACATGGTCGTCGCAGACGACCTGCTCGACGAGATGGACGACTACGACACGTTCGTCGTCCAGCGACTCGGTAGCGACACACTCGCCGAGGACTTCCTCGACGAACTCGAGAGCGCCCAGAGTGCGGTCTATCTCGACTCCCACCAGGGTGGCTCCGCAGAAGCCTACGCAGACGGTATCTACCGCCTGAATAACGTCCGTGAGGACCCCGAAGAACGCGACTCTGAGGGAATCGGAACCTCGAGCGATCCGGTAACGATCGACATCGAACAGAACCACCCAATCTTCACGGGTGTCGGTGACGCCGGCGACGAGGTTGAGATGTTCACCGGCACCACAACCTGGGGGAGCTGGTTCGACGACTACAGCGGTACCACGCTTGCGGATGCCGACTTCGGCGACGGCTACGCCGGCCCGTCGGTTGCCGTCAGCGACGACGGCAGCGAACTGCTGCTCACGGCGACCGCACGCGACTTCTTCACCGACGAAGAGGACTTCACCGAGGAAGCGAACCAGTTGCTCGCGAACTCCGTCGAATTCACCACGACGGGAAGCGTGACCGCAGATGCAGAAACCGCTGACAGCTCGTCTGTCGTCCACCTCGAACCGGGCGAGAGCGAGGACCTGACGTTCTCCGACGTCGTGCCGGAGGACACCGAAGCGGGTGACGCAAGCCACATCGTTGCCAGCGAGGACGAACAGGACTTCGCCCCGGTCACGATCACCGGCGACGAAGCGAACTGGAACGTCAAGGGAACGGTCTCCGACGACGCTACCGACGAACCGATCGAAAACGCTAGCGTCGAACTCGAAGCCGACAACGAAACGTACACGAACGTGACCGACGCTGACGGCGAGTTCGGTCTCGCCGACGTGCCTGCTGGCGAACACGACCTCACGGTCGACGCCGAAGGCTACGCGAGCCACACTGACGCCGTCCACGTTCCCGAGAACGACACCGCCACGGTCGACGTTTCCCTGGAGCAGGCTGCAGGAGCGATCAGCGGCGACGTGATGGCAAGTGACGACGACGCACCAGTCGAGAACGCAACCATCGTCGCCGAGAACGACGACGGCGATGTCCACGAGGCAACGACCGACGAGAACGGCTCGTACGAACTCGACGGCGTCTCGGCAGGCACGTACGTCGTCAACGTCGTCGACACACCACCGGGCTACGAACTCGACGAGATCGTTTCCGTCGCACCCGGCGAACACGTCGACGATGTCGACTTCGTCGTCGACCGCACCGCCGGTTCGATCGAAGGCACCGTCACGAACGCCGCTGGCGTCCCAATCGCTGACGCGAACGTGATTGACGCCGACGACGGCGCGTTCAACGTGACGACCGCCGAGGACGGCTCCTACGAAATCGAGGACGTCACGCCCGGCACGAACGCGCTCCGCGCGGTCGCTGATGGCTACGACGACTCGAACGTCGAGTTCGTCGACGTTGAGACCGGCGAGACGACGACCGCGAACCTCACGCTCGGCACCTACTTCGAGGTCGACGACCTCGCAGCACCTGACACCGCCGAGCAGGGTGAGGAGATCACCGTCAACGCGACGGTCACCAACACCGGCGAGCAGGAAGACACCCGAACGGCGTTCTACTTCCCGCCGGGCACTGACTTCGGCACTGACGTCATCGACTACCAGCCTGAACTGGCCGAGACGGTCACACTCGAGGGCGGCGAGTCGACGACGGTCGAATTCACCTACGAAATTCCGGCAGACGATGAGTCGGGCGAGTACGAACACGGTATCTCGGCTGACGAGGTCGAGTCGACGACGATCACGATCGAGGCTGCTGACGACGGTGACGCCAGTATCGCCCACGACGTGACCGACGTCGCTGGACCGAACGCGAATCAGCTGGGCGCTGCTCCTGCCTGA
- a CDS encoding class I SAM-dependent methyltransferase, translating into MGFHTFDPERAPALEDASRYRWCSREELLFLLDPRGEHAVADLGSGTGFYADDVAPHVDTLYAIDIQDEMHEFYREKGVPETVETVHAGTDDLPLATDSLDAAFSVDTYHEFASDESLAELARVLKPGGRLVTVDWSATGDQDAGPPLTERFSLGDAVSQLQDAGFSIRRAIDRRETFVCVANAPDR; encoded by the coding sequence ATGGGTTTTCACACCTTCGACCCCGAGCGCGCACCTGCACTCGAGGACGCGAGTCGCTACCGCTGGTGTTCACGCGAGGAACTCCTTTTCTTGCTCGACCCGCGCGGCGAGCACGCCGTTGCCGACCTCGGCAGCGGAACGGGGTTCTACGCGGACGATGTCGCGCCACACGTGGACACACTCTATGCGATCGACATCCAGGACGAGATGCACGAGTTCTACCGCGAGAAGGGCGTTCCCGAGACTGTCGAAACCGTCCACGCTGGGACTGATGATCTCCCGCTGGCCACCGACAGCCTCGACGCGGCCTTCTCGGTCGATACGTACCACGAGTTCGCAAGCGACGAGAGTCTGGCCGAGCTCGCGCGGGTGCTCAAACCCGGCGGCCGACTCGTCACAGTCGACTGGTCTGCAACCGGCGATCAGGACGCCGGCCCGCCGCTGACGGAGCGGTTCTCCCTCGGCGATGCAGTCTCGCAGCTACAGGATGCTGGATTCTCGATTCGTCGGGCGATCGACCGGCGGGAGACGTTCGTCTGCGTTGCCAACGCACCCGATCGTTGA